The bacterium genome contains a region encoding:
- a CDS encoding alcohol dehydrogenase catalytic domain-containing protein — translation MPSIPKEMKAAVTYGPEDVKIETIPVPDYEPGLILVKVAACGICGTDIHILSGHMRPAWPPFYPFIQGHEWGGEVAAIGSGAKTDLKVGDRVIMEPTIGCGVCGMCRRGSYHLCEETGKPGGGYKLLGHSANGAFSEYGVAPPTNLHRLPASMSWKEAVIVNQVVVALHSIERGGGVQPADTVAIVGPGLLGLSVLQLVRAFGAAKTYIAGRGYRLDIARALGADVAIDVTKDDPVKVVMEDTGGRGVDLVIECAGPPEAMRNAVAMARRGGRVVLEGINGGKEVSLPSDRIVLDEITIFGGRGSPNCYPRAIQLITEGHIDAEKMLTHTFPLDRFDEAIALVKARGDGVMRAMITP, via the coding sequence ATGCCATCCATCCCCAAGGAGATGAAGGCGGCCGTCACCTACGGCCCCGAGGACGTGAAGATCGAAACCATCCCGGTCCCCGATTACGAGCCGGGCTTGATCCTGGTGAAGGTGGCCGCCTGCGGCATCTGCGGCACCGACATCCACATTCTCTCGGGGCACATGCGCCCCGCGTGGCCGCCGTTCTATCCCTTCATCCAGGGCCACGAGTGGGGCGGCGAGGTCGCCGCCATCGGGAGCGGCGCGAAGACCGATCTGAAGGTCGGCGATCGGGTCATCATGGAGCCCACGATCGGCTGCGGGGTCTGCGGGATGTGCCGACGGGGGAGCTATCACCTCTGCGAGGAGACCGGAAAGCCGGGCGGCGGCTACAAGCTGCTCGGCCACTCGGCGAACGGCGCCTTCAGCGAGTACGGCGTCGCCCCGCCCACCAATCTCCACCGCCTGCCCGCCTCCATGAGCTGGAAGGAGGCCGTCATCGTCAACCAGGTGGTGGTCGCCCTTCATTCCATCGAGCGGGGAGGCGGCGTCCAGCCCGCCGACACGGTCGCCATCGTGGGGCCGGGCCTGCTCGGCCTCTCCGTCCTCCAACTCGTCCGGGCCTTCGGCGCCGCGAAGACCTACATCGCGGGAAGGGGCTACCGCCTCGACATCGCCCGCGCGCTCGGCGCGGATGTGGCGATCGACGTGACGAAGGATGACCCGGTGAAGGTGGTCATGGAAGATACCGGCGGCCGGGGGGTGGACCTGGTGATCGAGTGCGCCGGCCCGCCCGAGGCGATGCGGAACGCGGTCGCCATGGCCCGGCGCGGGGGCCGCGTCGTCCTCGAGGGGATCAACGGCGGGAAGGAGGTGTCCCTTCCCTCCGACCGGATCGTCCTCGATGAGATCACGATCTTCGGCGGGCGCGGCTCGCCCAACTGCTACCCGCGCGCGATCCAGCTCATCACCGAGGGGCACATTGACGCCGAAAAAATGCTCACGCACACCTTCCCGCTGGACCGGTTCGATGAAGCCATCGCCCTCGTCAAGGCGCGCGGCGACGGCGTCATGCGCGCCATGATCACGCCGTAG